A single genomic interval of Xyrauchen texanus isolate HMW12.3.18 chromosome 40, RBS_HiC_50CHRs, whole genome shotgun sequence harbors:
- the LOC127633259 gene encoding myocardin-related transcription factor A-like isoform X2: MLDTNNCLQIDTSSFEDQPIRYGQDKQAVRLDCDRRAYHSLKEVLQLKLQQRRTREELVSQGIMPPLKSPAAFHEQRRSLERARTEDYLKRKIRSRPERSELVRMHILEETSAEPSLQAKQLKLKRARLADDLNDKISHRPGPIELVHKNILPVHTLIGTESPKGESSSLDEDSSDALSPDPQGSQDSPMGLASQHSPYNMLNMNGDLSPIQFLRQAPSPLLGASDSSPPLNLANETTVTNSFRPPTGQTKQSKSSTDRTSQRPKKPKDNKPKVKKLKYHQYIPPDQKNDREPPPQLDSSYAKILHQQQLFLQLQIINQQQQHYNYHTILPAPPKLPAEKKQPSTNPGPSQTTSTCSKASSNQNGPTRQSQPTVGGAKPSTLPANLDEFKVAELKHELKLRGLTVSGTKNDLIERLKNYQEQNCGSSVSGTGAVKTQLQQVSAQSSGAVPHQAKGTTVKMSAFPRVANTRVRTTTPPQIMRFSSTSSSPPVSPTPSDRSLAGLSPDETSCNGDVFGEMVSSPLTQLTLHPSPEHPSMIKEEPLGQMQVSCRLSRPDPLSAVQPQDPALVTAARSAVPLDKDQMLQEKDKQIEELTRMLRQKQRLVETLRCQLEHGTRGAATDGMVSTITSEIPSLPNRVEVRVKEEIKEEMDTSEDLQKQVQPPKKMQTQCSQQTLLKLQQNHRLQMQQQQLQQQQMLVDLPNVQQLRTQLLQHRNQQQQMQVDLTKLQQEQGKTQVLQQQQQKTQLQQQQQQLKNQLQQQQQTTQVLQKKQQNQVQQQQQKNQLQQQKKIQLQQKKIQLLLQQQQRQKLQQLIIQQSQQKQLQTNQKQQKSQNQLQQQLQTPQISQVFVNQQSGTQTTTSFPLDLLKAHATPTLVTDSNGNRYLIALTSNSVDSLTGKPPQSKSNGWITLQRLQSTPTKLPSQSSSETASSANQLQAVREPITKVQKSGLHLNTTTVQEFSQPVSAPPSFEPFFCEESNPLSKSSPPPSFKEEVCPTFDQHTLFTPSSPKPNSHLPQRFKENVSNNQQIDDLFEILIKSGEISSGFKANQDPSLSDLHSSPPTPSPPPLSLHLSPPTHHPDPPLTQLPDTQDRPCLGTGRLEDFLESTTGTPLLGAEPGGPLTLIDDLHNQMLSTSSILDHPSSPMDTSDLSFHPTSLCFEDPTLGGMDWLDIQVGGGSNNCNSGGMVLAPLSSHTPPSVFSADFLDSSDLQLHWDSCL; encoded by the exons CGCTAAAGAGTCCAGCTGCCTTCCACGAACAGAGGAGAAGTCTGGAGAGAGCACGC ACAGAGGATTACCTGAAGAGGAAGATCAGGAGTCGGCCTGAGAGGTCAGAACTGGTGAGGATGCACATTCTAGAAG AAACTTCAGCCGAGCCCTCACTGCAGGCCAAGCAGCTGAAGCTGAAGAGAGCTCGTTTGGCTGACGACCTCAACGATAAGATCTCCCACCGCCCTGGACCTATCGAGCTTGTCCACAAGAACATTCTGCCTGTGCACACACTCATTG GTACTGAGTCTCCGAAGGGTGAGAGCTCCTCATTGGATGAGGACAGTAGTGACGCCCTGTCACCGGATCCACAGGGTAGTCAGGACTCTCCTATGGGACTTGCCTCACAACACTCTCCCTATAATATGCTGAATATGAATGGAGACCTCTCACCCATTCAG TTCCTCAGACAGGCCCCATCTCCTCTGCTCGGTGCGTCTGATAGCTCCCCACCACTGAATCTAGCCAATGAAACTACTGTGACAAACTCTTTCCGTCCACCTACGGGACAAACAAAG CAGTCAAAATCCAGCACAGACCGGACTTCTCAGCGACCCAAAAAACCCAAAGATAACAAGCCCAAAGTAAAGAAACTCAAATATCACCAGTACATCCCCCCTGACCAGAAGAATGACCGTGAGCCCCCTCCTCAGCTTGATTCCTCATACGCCAAGATCCTCCATCAACAGCAGCTTTTCCTTCAGCTTCAGATCATCAACCAGCAACAGCAGCACTACAACTACCACACTATCCTTCCTGCCCCTCCAAA ACTTCCTGCTGAAAAGAAACAACCTTCCACCAATCCTGGCCCATCCCAGACAACTTCCACCTGCTCTAAAGCCTCCTCCAATCAGAATGGGCCTACTCGTCAGAGCCAGCCTACAGTGGGAGGAGCTAAGCCCAGCACTTTGCCTGCAAACCTGGATGAATTCAAA GTTGCTGAGCTTAAACATGAGCTCAAACTAAGAGGTCTGACAGTATCAGGGACTAAGAACGATCTCATCGAACGACTGAAAAACTACCAGGAACAGAACTGCGGTTCGTCAGTATCAGGGACTGGTGCTGTGAAAACTCAGTTACAGCAGGTGTCAGCTCAGTCATCTGGGGCTGTCCCACATCAAGCGAAAGGCACGACTGTTAAAATGTCAGCCTTTCCCAGGGTAGCTAACACCAGGGTCCGCACCACAACTCCACCTCAAATTATGCGTTTCAGCAGCACTAGCTCCTCTCCTCCTGTATCTCCTACCCCCTCTGACCGTTCTTTGGCTGGATTGAGTCCAGATGAGACCAGCTGCAATGGGGATGTGTTTGGAGAAATG GTTAGCTCACCTCTCACCCAGCTTACCCTGCACCCCTCTCCAGAGCACCCCTCCATGATTAAAGAGGAGCCTCTTGGGCAGATGCAGGTCTCTTGCAGGCTTTCTCGCCCAGATCCTCTGTCAGCTGTGCAGCCTCAAGATCCAGCTCTGGTGACTGCAGCAAGATCAGCAGTGCCTCTGGACAAAGACCAAATGCTTCAGGAGAAGGACAAGCAGATAGAGGAGCTAACACGTATGCTCAGGCAGAAGCAGAGGCTTGTGGAGACCCTGCGCTGTCAGCTGGAGCATGGAACGCGTGGAGCAGCCACAGACGGCATGGTCAGCACCATTACCTCTGAAATACCATCCCTCCCCAACAGAGTGGAGGTGAGGGTGAAGGAAGAGATCAAGGAGGAAATGGACACGTCAGAGGACTTACAGAAGCAAGTCCAGCCCCCGAAGAAGATGCAGACACAGTGTTCACAGCAGACACTGCTCAAGCTGCAACAGAATCACCGGCTACAGAtgcagcagcaacaactgcagcaGCAGCAAATGCTGGTGGATCTACCAAATGTACAACAACTGAGGACGCAGTTACTGCAACATCGAAATCAGCAACAACAAATGCAAGTGGACCTTACAAAACTCCAGCAAGAGCAAGGGAAGACACAGGTATTgcaacaacagcagcagaagacacagttacaacaacaacagcaacagctGAAGAATCAgttacagcagcagcagcagacaACACAGGTACTGCAAAAGAAGCAGCAGAATCAagtacagcagcagcagcagaagaATCAGTTGCAGCAGCAAAAGAAGATACAGTTGCAGCAAAAGAAGATACAGTTGCTGCTGCAACAGCAGCAACGACAAAAGCTACAGCAGCTCATCATCCAGCAGAGTCAGCAAAAGCAACTCCAAACCAATCAGAAACAGCAGAAATCACAAAATCAGCTGCAACAGCAGTTACAGACACCGCAG ATTTCACAAGTGTTTGTCAACCAACAGTCTGGTACTCAAACGACCACATCTTTCCCACTGGATCTCCTGAAGGCTCATGCCACACCCACACTGGTCACTGATAGCAATGGCAACCGTTATCTAATTGCGCTCACCAGTAACAGTGTGGACAGCCTGACAGGAAAGCCTCCTCAGAGCAAATCCAATGGATGGATTACTCTACAG AGATTACAGTCTACGCCTACCAAGCTCCCTAGCCAATCATCTTCTGAGACTGCTAGTTCTGCCAACCAATTACAAGCTGTCAGAGAGCCCATCACCAAA GTGCAGAAATCAGGGCTCCACTTGAACACCACTACAGTTCAAGAATTTAGCCAGCCAGTATCTGCACCACCCAGCTTTGAGCCCTTCTTCTGTGAGGAGTCCAACCCATTGAGCAAATCCTCCCCACCCCCTTCATTTAAG GAGGAGGTTTGCCCAACCTTTGATCAGCACACTTTGTTCACCCCTTCCTCCCCAAAGCCGAATTCTCACCTCCCTCAACGTTTCaaa GAAAATGTCTCTAACAACCAGCAAATAGATGACCTGTTTGAAATCCTAATCAAGAGTGGAG AAATTTCATCTGGATTCAAAGCCAATCAGGACCCCTCCCTGTCAGACCTCCACTCCAGCCCTCCCACCCCCTCTCCACCTCCTTTATCACTCCACCTCTCACCACCCACACATCACCCTGACCCACCCTTGACCCAACTCCCAGACACACAGGACAGACCCTGCTTGGGAACTGGCCGCCTTGAGGACTTTCTAGAGAGCACCACTGGAACACCTCTTCTAGGTGCGGAGCCAGGTGGTCCATTGACATTGATTGATGACCTCCACAACCAAATGCTGAGCACTTCCAGTATTCTGGACCATCCCTCATCTCCAATGGATACCAGTGACCTGAGCTTCCACCCAACCAGCCTATGCTTTGAAGACCCCACCCTGGGTGGCATGGATTGGTTGGACATACAAGTGGGAGGAGGGAGCAATAATTGTAACAGTGGGGGTATGGTTCTAGCCCCTCTGAGCTCACACACACCACCCAGTGTTTTCTCTGCAGACTTTTTGGACAGTTCAGATCTGCAGCTTCATTGGGACTCCTGTTTGTAG